The Triticum urartu cultivar G1812 chromosome 6, Tu2.1, whole genome shotgun sequence genome includes the window AGAAGATTGCTGGGAGTTGGGTGCGAGCTTAACTAAGCTATATAGTTAGCTAGTTTTAAGTTTTTAACATGTAATGTTGCATGTTATATACTAGGTAGTATATGACAAAGACTTATGTCATGTTTCATGCCACCCATTTGAAATGCCCGAAGACAATAATGGAAGGCTACCAAGAGTTCATTCCCTTCAAATAACCCAGAACTTCAGAATGTACCTAATAATGTATTCACGAGAGGCAACACCAAAAGTTGCAGAAGGAGGCAAAAGTCCAATATGCGAGTTTAAGCTGAAAAGAATTAAGGTTATCTCCTCAGTTCATTCGTCAATAAGAAGGCATTGACACATTAGGATACAAACATACAAGGTTTGTGTGTTGCTGTTTTCTTTTGGATTGAACATGATCTATGCAAAGCGTACAAATAACTTAGTTGTGTACACATACAAGAATAGTAGCATCAAATTTGTATTGCAGGCTTGCAGCAACCCATTAAAAAAACTGTGCATGCTATAATGAAACATGCAACAATGAAAATTGTACACCAAATTATAGGGACTCAATACACTGGATTTTGCAAAGGCAATTCCTTGGAAGAGGTACGACATCTACAGGCTCTCTCATGTGGATAAGTTCAGGTTTGTACGTGTCCATGGACAGTATCAGGTCAGAAATCAATAGATGAACAGCCGTCAACAAAACAAAGCACACTACAAAGTTCACACAATTGGTCGCAACAAACTAGAGAGACTTCATGGGATAGTCAGTCAAGTTCGCATATTATCCTAACAAGAAACTAAGCTTTGCAGATAGAAAATCAAATCAAAACATGACCGTGGATAAGTAGTAAATATGGACTAGAACAATTTACCAGAATAAGCAAACATGGATACTTACAGTGGTGAACAAGGCGTACGCCCCCCATTGACATAATACACAAACAAGTATGAGTCATAATGCTGCCCTCTTATGTAGTAGAACATCGGAAGTCTTCTGACTAGCTTAAATAGCATCTTCTTGTAAAAGTTAATTGCAGGCTGGTTATATGAGATGACATGTAAATAAACACCCCTGCAATTTGATACACTTGCAGCATGTTTAATCACCTCTCGAACAAGCGAAGAAGCTGCAAGTGCGAATTCGTGTGAGGATCAACTGAATCAGCACTAACAAACTGTGAAGCTAAGATGAGGAAACAGGGAAACAACCTATGCCGAGGTTTCTGTAGCTATCCACTACACCAAGCGTCAGGATATAAAGAAGTGTTAGATCTTTGTGCGAGTTGTTGTATCTAAATAAATCCTCGATCTGCAAATTCAAACAATTAGCTCCACTGAGCTCACTTGTAAGACCAAGGATTTTTCAGGAGATCCTATGTATTGTTTGTACCTCGCTATCTTTTGCTGCAATCATCCTCGTGGTCACAAAGCCTATCAGCTCATCCCTGCCTTCATCCGATCTGCTAGTGTCCACAGCACCCCACGAAATGACACCATTACCATTGACAACGTTCAAGAAGAACTCCCTCTCGTACCTAGAGCAAAGAACGAATTGTTTAAATGGACCAATAGTGGGGAAATCATCGATAGGCCGCAACAAATTCTATTAGTATACCTTGCAA containing:
- the LOC125514236 gene encoding histone acetyltransferase MCC1-like isoform X2; this encodes MLDPRSEIYPTIEYRPIQPSDLEVLEKIHLSLFPIRYEREFFLNVVNGNGVISWGAVDTSRSDEGRDELIGFVTTRMIAAKDSEIEDLFRYNNSHKDLTLLYILTLGVVDSYRNLGIASSLVREVIKHAASVSNCRGVYLHVISYNQPAINFYKKMLFKLVRRLPMFYYIRGQHYDSYLFVYYVNGGRTPCSPLLNSHIGLLPPSATFGVASREYIIRAFLKMLVGKIWRKEEKSIPRWSRCKESTTLLTSQNNNSNNKRIIAGEDSRCHV
- the LOC125514236 gene encoding histone acetyltransferase MCC1-like isoform X3; its protein translation is MLDPRSEIYPTIEYRPIQPSDLEVLEKIHLSLFPIRYEREFFLNVVNGNGVISWGAVDTSRSDEGRDELIGFVTTRMIAAKDSEIEDLFRYNNSHKDLTLLYILTLGVVDSYRNLGIASSLVREVIKHAASVSNCRGVYLHVISYNQPAINFYKKMLFKLVRRLPMFYYIRGQHYDSYLFVYYVNGGRTPCSPLEIVTSFVVDFRAFLKMLVGKIWRKEEKSIPRWSRCKESTTLLTSQNNNSNNKRIIAGEDSRCHV
- the LOC125514236 gene encoding histone acetyltransferase MCC1-like isoform X1, which encodes MLDPRSEIYPTIEYRPIQPSDLEVLEKIHLSLFPIRYEREFFLNVVNGNGVISWGAVDTSRSDEGRDELIGFVTTRMIAAKDSEIEDLFRYNNSHKDLTLLYILTLGVVDSYRNLGIASSLVREVIKHAASVSNCRGVYLHVISYNQPAINFYKKMLFKLVRRLPMFYYIRGQHYDSYLFVYYVNGGRTPCSPLLNSHIGLLPPSATFGVASREYIIREIVTSFVVDFRAFLKMLVGKIWRKEEKSIPRWSRCKESTTLLTSQNNNSNNKRIIAGEDSRCHV
- the LOC125514236 gene encoding histone acetyltransferase MCC1-like isoform X4; this translates as MLDPRSEIYPTIEYRPIQPSDLEVLEKIHLSLFPIRYEREFFLNVVNGNGVISWGAVDTSRSDEGRDELIGFVTTRMIAAKDSEIEDLFRYNNSHKDLTLLYILTLGVVDSYRNLGIASSLVREVIKHAASVSNCRGVYLHVISYNQPAINFYKKMLFKLVRRLPMFYYIRGQHYDSYLFVYYVNGGRTPCSPLAFLKMLVGKIWRKEEKSIPRWSRCKESTTLLTSQNNNSNNKRIIAGEDSRCHV